Proteins co-encoded in one Apodemus sylvaticus chromosome 6, mApoSyl1.1, whole genome shotgun sequence genomic window:
- the Id2 gene encoding DNA-binding protein inhibitor ID-2: MKAFSPVRSVRKNSLSDHGLGISRSKTPVDDPMSLLYNMNDCYSKLKELVPSIPQNKKVTKMEILQHVIDYILDLQIALDSHPTIVSLHHQRPGQNQASRTPLTTLNTDISILSLQASEFPSELMSNDSKVLCG; this comes from the exons ATGAAAGCCTTCAGTCCGGTGAGGTCCGTTAGGAAAAACAGCCTGTCGGACCACGGCTTGGGCATCTCCCGGAGCAAAACCCCGGTGGACGACCCGATGAGTCTGCTTTACAACATGAACGACTGCTACTCCAAGCTCAAGGAACTGGTGCCCAGCATCCCCCAGAACAAGAAGGTGACCAAGATGGAAATCCTGCAGCACGTCATCGATTACATCTTGGACCTGCAGATCGCCCTGGACTCGCATCCCACTATCGTCAGCCTGCACCACCAGAGACCTGGACAGAACCAGGCGTCCAGGACGCCGCTGACCACCCTGAACACGGACATCAGCATCTTGTCCTTGCAG GCATCTGAATTCCCTTCTGAGCTTATGTCGAATGATAGCAAAGTACTCTGTGGCTAA